The following proteins come from a genomic window of Corynebacterium crudilactis:
- the carA gene encoding glutamine-hydrolyzing carbamoyl-phosphate synthase small subunit, with amino-acid sequence MSKDTNSTTYQGVTEIGSVPAYLVLADGRTFTGFGFGAIGTTLGEAVFTTAMTGYQETMTDPSYHRQIVVATAPQIGNTGWNDEDNESRDGRVWVAGLVIRDLAARVSNWRATTSLQQEMADQGIVGIGGIDTRALVRHLRNEGSIAAGIFSGADAQRPVEELVDIVKNQPAMAGANLSVEVSADETYIIEAEGEALHTVVAYDLGIKQNTPRRFAARGVRTVIVPAETPFEEIKQYNPAGVFISNGPGDPAAADVMVSIVREVLEADIPFFGICFGNQILGRAFGMETYKMKFGHRGINVPVKNHITGKIDITAQNHGFALKGEAGQEFETDFGTAIVTHTCLNDGVVEGVALKSGRAYSVQYHPEAAAGPNDASPLFDQFVELMVADAQKKGA; translated from the coding sequence GTGAGTAAAGACACCAACAGCACCACCTACCAGGGAGTCACTGAGATCGGATCCGTTCCGGCATACCTGGTTCTTGCAGACGGACGTACCTTCACCGGATTTGGCTTTGGAGCTATCGGCACCACCCTTGGTGAAGCAGTATTCACCACCGCCATGACCGGTTACCAAGAGACCATGACTGATCCTTCCTACCACCGCCAGATTGTCGTCGCTACGGCGCCTCAGATCGGCAACACCGGCTGGAATGACGAAGACAACGAGTCTCGCGATGGCAGGGTCTGGGTTGCAGGCCTGGTTATCCGCGATCTCGCAGCACGTGTATCCAACTGGCGCGCCACCACCTCCTTACAGCAGGAAATGGCAGACCAGGGCATTGTCGGCATCGGCGGCATTGATACTCGCGCTTTGGTGCGCCACCTTCGCAACGAAGGTTCCATCGCAGCCGGAATTTTCTCCGGTGCGGATGCACAGCGTCCAGTAGAAGAGCTCGTTGACATCGTGAAGAATCAGCCAGCAATGGCTGGCGCTAACCTCTCCGTTGAGGTTTCTGCCGATGAAACCTACATCATCGAAGCAGAAGGCGAAGCACTCCACACTGTTGTTGCCTATGATCTAGGCATCAAGCAGAACACCCCACGTCGCTTCGCTGCACGTGGCGTTCGCACCGTCATCGTTCCAGCTGAGACCCCATTTGAAGAGATCAAGCAGTACAACCCTGCAGGTGTCTTTATCTCCAACGGCCCTGGTGACCCTGCAGCAGCAGATGTCATGGTGAGCATTGTTCGGGAAGTGCTGGAAGCAGATATCCCATTCTTCGGCATTTGCTTCGGCAACCAGATCTTGGGCCGTGCCTTTGGCATGGAGACCTACAAGATGAAGTTCGGCCACCGCGGCATCAACGTGCCAGTCAAGAACCACATCACCGGCAAGATTGATATCACTGCACAGAACCACGGTTTCGCACTTAAGGGTGAAGCTGGCCAAGAATTCGAGACCGACTTCGGCACCGCAATTGTTACCCACACCTGCTTGAACGATGGCGTTGTGGAAGGTGTGGCCCTCAAGTCAGGTCGCGCATACTCCGTTCAATACCACCCAGAGGCCGCTGCTGGCCCTAATGATGCAAGTCCACTGTTTGACCAGTTTGTTGAGCTGATGGTTGCAGACGCTCAGAAGAAAGGCGCATAA
- the pyrF gene encoding orotidine-5'-phosphate decarboxylase has translation MTFGEKLLDAASTRGRLCVGIDPHEGLLKAWGLPVNVDGLAEFSRACVEAFADTVALVKPQVAFYERFGSAGFAILEETIQTLRERGCLVVSDAKRGDIGSTMAGYASAWLDPTSPLASDAVTVSPYLGFHSLDPVFELAEEHGRGVFVLAATSNPEARELQDQQNAAGVSISQQIVDQAAALNAPYMAQGKAGNIGVVIGATLSAPPRLSTLGGAILMPGVGAQGGTAQDVNEIAGDMAHLAFPNVSRSILSTGPDVAQMKKSVVETATDFPGFPRS, from the coding sequence GTGACATTCGGCGAAAAGCTTCTCGACGCCGCCTCAACCCGCGGCAGGTTGTGTGTGGGCATTGACCCGCATGAAGGCCTGCTCAAGGCCTGGGGGCTGCCGGTTAACGTAGATGGTCTTGCGGAGTTCTCTCGCGCCTGCGTGGAGGCTTTCGCCGACACTGTGGCATTAGTGAAACCACAAGTGGCTTTTTATGAGCGCTTTGGCTCTGCAGGCTTTGCCATTTTGGAAGAGACCATCCAGACGCTGCGTGAGCGTGGCTGCTTGGTCGTCTCTGATGCTAAACGCGGTGATATCGGATCCACCATGGCAGGCTACGCGTCTGCCTGGTTGGATCCCACCTCACCGTTGGCAAGCGATGCTGTGACGGTGTCTCCTTATCTGGGATTCCATTCTTTGGATCCAGTTTTCGAGCTGGCTGAAGAACATGGCAGGGGAGTGTTTGTGCTGGCTGCAACCTCCAATCCGGAGGCTCGTGAACTGCAGGATCAGCAAAACGCTGCGGGTGTCAGTATTTCGCAGCAGATTGTGGATCAAGCGGCAGCGCTTAATGCGCCATATATGGCGCAGGGAAAAGCAGGCAATATTGGCGTCGTTATCGGCGCTACCTTGTCGGCTCCACCACGCTTGTCGACGCTTGGCGGTGCGATCTTGATGCCCGGCGTAGGGGCACAGGGAGGCACCGCACAGGACGTGAATGAGATTGCTGGAGATATGGCTCATCTAGCGTTCCCAAATGTCTCCAGGAGCATCTTGTCTACTGGTCCTGATGTCGCGCAAATGAAGAAATCTGTAGTGGAAACTGCGACAGACTTTCCTGGTTTCCCCAGGTCGTAG
- the carB gene encoding carbamoyl-phosphate synthase large subunit: MPKRSDINHVLVIGSGPIVIGQACEFDYSGTQACRVLKEEGLRVTLINSNPATIMTDPEMADHTYVEPIEPEYIDKIFAKEIEQGHPIDAVLATLGGQTALNAAIQLDRLGILEKYGVELIGADIDAIERGEDRQKFKDIVATIGGESARSRVCHNMEEVHATVAELGLPVVVRPSFTMGGLGSGLAYNTEDLERIAGGGLAASPEANVLIEESILGWKEFELELMRDTADNVVVICSIENVDALGVHTGDSVTVAPALTLTDREFQKMRDQGIAIIREVGVDTGGCNIQFAVNPEDGRLITIEMNPRVSRSSALASKATGFPIAKMAAKLAIGYNLDEITNDITGETPAAFEPSIDYVVVKAPRFAFEKFVGADDTLTTTMKSVGEVMSLGRNYIAALNKALRSLETKQQGFWTKPDEFFAGERAADKAAVLEDLKRPTEGRLYDVELAMRLGASVEELFDASSIDPWFLAELETLVNFRQKLVDAPFLNEDLLREAKFMGLSDLQIAALRPEFAGEDGVRTLRLSLGIRPVFKTVDTCAAEFEAKTPYHYSAYELDPAAESEVAPQTEREKVLILGSGPNRIGQGIEFDYSCVHAALELSRVGYETVMVNCNPETVSTDYDTADRLYFEPLTFEDVMEVYQAEAESGTVAGVIVQLGGQTPLGLADRLKKAGVPVVGTSPESIDMAEDRGEFGALLNRLQLPAPAFGTAVTFEEARDVANEISYPVLVRPSYVLGGRGMEIVYDEPSLEDYINRATELSPEHPVLVDRFLDNAIEIDVDALCDGEEVYLAGVMEHIEEAGIHSGDSACALPPMTLGAQDIDNVREATKKLALGIGVQGLMNVQYALKDDILYVIEANPRASRTVPFVSKATGVNLAKAASRISLGATIKDLQDEGMIPTAYDGGSLPLDAPIAVKEAVLPFNRFRRPDGKTLDTLLSPEMKSTGEVMGLADNFGAAYAKAEAGAFGALPTEGTVFVTVANRDKRTLILPIQRLASMGYKILATAGTAGMLRRNGIECEVVLKASDIREGVEGKSIVDRIREGEVDLILNTPAGSAGARHDGYDIRAAAVTMGVPLITTVQGVTAAVQGIEALRGGVVSVRALQELDHAVKA, translated from the coding sequence ATGCCAAAGCGTTCAGATATTAACCACGTCCTCGTTATCGGCTCTGGCCCAATTGTTATTGGTCAAGCATGTGAGTTCGACTACTCCGGCACCCAGGCTTGCCGCGTGCTCAAGGAAGAGGGACTGCGCGTTACCCTCATCAACTCCAACCCAGCCACCATCATGACCGACCCAGAAATGGCTGACCACACCTACGTGGAGCCAATTGAGCCGGAATACATTGACAAGATTTTCGCTAAGGAAATCGAGCAGGGACACCCTATCGATGCAGTCCTAGCGACTCTTGGTGGACAGACAGCACTTAACGCTGCCATCCAGCTAGATCGTTTGGGCATCTTGGAAAAGTACGGCGTGGAACTTATCGGTGCAGATATCGATGCTATTGAACGTGGTGAAGATCGCCAGAAGTTCAAGGACATCGTTGCGACCATCGGCGGCGAATCTGCTCGTTCCCGCGTCTGCCACAACATGGAAGAAGTCCATGCAACCGTTGCAGAACTGGGACTTCCAGTAGTTGTGCGCCCATCGTTTACCATGGGTGGTCTAGGTTCAGGCCTTGCATACAACACTGAAGACCTAGAGCGCATCGCAGGCGGCGGACTTGCAGCTTCCCCTGAAGCCAACGTCTTGATCGAAGAATCCATTCTCGGCTGGAAAGAATTCGAACTCGAGCTCATGCGCGATACCGCAGACAATGTTGTGGTTATCTGCTCTATTGAAAACGTAGATGCACTTGGCGTGCACACCGGCGACTCCGTTACCGTGGCTCCTGCACTGACCTTGACTGACCGTGAATTCCAGAAGATGCGCGATCAAGGTATCGCTATCATCCGTGAAGTTGGCGTGGACACCGGTGGATGTAATATCCAGTTCGCAGTCAACCCTGAAGATGGCCGTCTCATCACCATCGAGATGAACCCACGTGTTTCTCGTTCTTCCGCCCTGGCTTCTAAGGCAACCGGATTCCCAATCGCCAAGATGGCTGCAAAGCTTGCGATTGGTTACAACCTGGATGAGATCACCAACGACATCACCGGCGAAACCCCAGCAGCATTCGAACCATCCATTGACTATGTCGTAGTTAAGGCTCCACGCTTTGCTTTCGAGAAGTTCGTCGGTGCTGATGACACCTTGACCACCACTATGAAGTCTGTCGGCGAGGTCATGTCCCTGGGCCGTAACTACATCGCAGCCCTGAACAAGGCACTTCGTTCCCTAGAGACCAAGCAGCAGGGTTTCTGGACCAAGCCTGATGAGTTCTTCGCCGGTGAGCGTGCAGCTGATAAGGCAGCAGTGCTGGAAGACTTGAAGCGCCCAACCGAGGGTCGCCTCTACGATGTGGAATTGGCCATGCGTCTTGGCGCAAGCGTTGAAGAACTCTTCGATGCTTCCTCCATTGATCCATGGTTCTTGGCTGAGCTTGAGACCCTGGTTAACTTCCGCCAAAAGTTGGTTGATGCACCGTTCCTCAATGAGGATCTACTGCGCGAAGCAAAGTTCATGGGTCTGTCTGACCTTCAGATCGCTGCACTTCGCCCAGAATTTGCTGGCGAAGACGGCGTGCGTACCCTACGTCTATCCCTGGGTATCCGTCCAGTATTCAAGACCGTGGATACCTGTGCAGCAGAGTTCGAAGCAAAAACTCCGTACCACTACTCTGCATATGAGCTAGACCCAGCAGCAGAGTCTGAGGTTGCTCCTCAAACTGAGCGCGAAAAAGTTCTGATCTTAGGTTCCGGTCCGAACCGCATCGGCCAGGGTATTGAGTTTGACTACTCCTGTGTCCACGCAGCGCTTGAGCTTTCTCGCGTTGGCTACGAAACCGTCATGGTGAACTGCAACCCTGAAACTGTCTCCACCGACTACGACACCGCAGATCGCCTGTACTTCGAGCCACTGACGTTCGAAGATGTCATGGAGGTCTACCAGGCAGAAGCAGAGTCTGGCACCGTTGCTGGCGTTATCGTGCAGTTGGGTGGACAGACACCTCTGGGACTTGCAGACCGTTTGAAGAAGGCTGGCGTTCCAGTCGTAGGCACCTCCCCAGAATCCATTGATATGGCTGAGGATCGCGGCGAGTTCGGTGCGTTGCTGAACCGATTGCAGTTGCCAGCACCTGCTTTCGGCACTGCCGTGACCTTCGAAGAAGCACGCGACGTTGCTAATGAGATCAGCTATCCAGTGCTGGTTCGTCCTTCCTACGTCTTGGGCGGCCGCGGCATGGAAATTGTCTACGATGAGCCTTCCCTTGAGGACTACATCAACCGTGCAACTGAGCTCTCTCCTGAGCACCCAGTGCTGGTAGACCGCTTCCTAGATAACGCGATTGAAATTGACGTTGACGCACTGTGTGACGGCGAAGAAGTCTACTTGGCTGGCGTCATGGAACACATCGAAGAAGCAGGCATTCACTCCGGTGACTCCGCATGTGCACTTCCTCCAATGACTCTTGGTGCTCAAGATATCGACAATGTTCGTGAAGCCACCAAGAAGCTGGCTCTGGGCATTGGTGTACAGGGACTGATGAACGTTCAGTATGCACTCAAGGACGATATCCTCTACGTCATCGAGGCAAACCCACGCGCATCTCGTACCGTGCCATTTGTTTCTAAGGCAACTGGCGTGAACTTGGCGAAGGCAGCATCACGTATTTCTCTCGGTGCAACCATCAAGGATCTCCAAGATGAAGGCATGATTCCTACTGCATACGATGGCGGTTCCTTGCCGTTGGACGCTCCAATTGCAGTGAAGGAAGCAGTCTTGCCATTCAACCGCTTCCGTCGCCCAGATGGAAAGACCCTGGACACTTTGCTCTCCCCAGAGATGAAGTCCACCGGTGAAGTTATGGGCTTGGCTGACAACTTCGGCGCAGCGTATGCCAAGGCTGAGGCAGGCGCATTCGGCGCACTGCCAACTGAGGGCACCGTGTTCGTCACTGTGGCCAACCGCGATAAGCGCACTCTGATTCTGCCAATCCAGCGCCTTGCATCCATGGGATATAAGATCCTGGCAACTGCAGGTACCGCAGGTATGCTGCGCCGTAACGGCATCGAGTGTGAGGTTGTACTCAAGGCATCCGATATTCGCGAAGGCGTCGAAGGAAAGTCCATCGTGGATCGCATCCGCGAGGGCGAAGTGGATCTTATCCTTAACACCCCAGCAGGTTCTGCTGGTGCACGCCATGATGGCTACGATATCCGTGCAGCAGCGGTCACCATGGGTGTCCCACTGATCACCACCGTTCAGGGTGTTACCGCAGCGGTACAGGGCATTGAAGCTCTGCGCGGTGGCGTTGTGAGCGTTCGTGCGCTGCAGGAACTTGACCACGCAGTAAAGGCATAA
- the mihF gene encoding integration host factor, actinobacterial type: MALPQLTDEQRKAALAKAAEARKARAELKENLKRGNTNLKDVLEEAESNEIIGKTKVSALLEALPKVGKVKAKEIMEELGIAQTRRLRGLGDRQRRALLERFGFEG, translated from the coding sequence GTGGCCCTTCCACAGTTGACTGATGAGCAGCGCAAGGCAGCTCTTGCTAAGGCAGCAGAAGCACGCAAGGCACGCGCAGAGCTTAAAGAGAATCTGAAGCGCGGCAACACCAACCTCAAGGATGTCCTTGAAGAGGCTGAGTCCAACGAGATCATCGGTAAGACCAAGGTCTCCGCACTCCTCGAGGCTCTTCCAAAGGTTGGCAAGGTTAAGGCGAAGGAAATTATGGAGGAGCTGGGCATCGCTCAGACTCGCCGCCTTCGCGGACTGGGTGACCGTCAGCGTCGCGCACTCCTCGAGCGTTTCGGCTTCGAGGGTTAA